Below is a window of Plasmodium brasilianum strain Bolivian I chromosome 14, whole genome shotgun sequence DNA.
TCACTTTCTCCCTCACTAAATTTGGAACAATTACGCATAAAGGATAATTCGGAGAAACAATCGCTACTCTTATCCTCATTATCAAAACAGATACTACTTTTTTTACTACTTCGTTTTCTCATAATGTTGTTGTTGCTACTACTTCTATATCtgcttttttcatttttctgtTTCGCATCTATAcccttttctttattaaaatcGTCTATATTACTTGACAACGTATGCTTGTTTATCTCTCGATACTTGCCTGTTACAGAGTCAAGTTCATATTGTGCAGTTTCATAATTAGAATCTGcgttttctttattaattaattctttcattttatttaatttatattcattattataaacaGAGTCCACTACATAATAAGAATTCCCAGGACTTTTATTGTcagttaaattttttttctttttggataaatatatatcaatatttttatttgccATTTCTTCATCTgatgtattaaaattatctAAATATAATTGGTCATTTGTTGAGTGGGAACTTTTGTTAGATATAGCTTCTTCAATATTAGTGTTCATACCAATGTCTTTGTTTTTGACTTttctatcatttttattagtacTTTTTATGTTCACATCTTTTCCGTAATTACATTTTCCTGAAATGTCATTtgatttgttatttatactAGCATTCGCTACTCTTAAATTGCATGCAGTGCCATTtaaatgattataataattattattattttcacctAAACATTCTTTCATGCATTTGTCGGtcttaatttcatttttctcgTTCCTACAACTACTACCACTATCGTACgtttctcttttattttcattatttacattCTCTTGAGCCATATTATGCTCATTgttaaatgataaattatttggTGAATTGTTCACACTAAACATATTTGTTTCATCAGACCCTATGCtcctttcttcttttccaTGTTTGCTAAACATGttgctattactattgctattatcAATATCAACACCATactcatttatatttataccaTTTGATACTTTTGTTAGattaatataattagaaCCATCATTGTTGAACATATTAGCAAGTTTTCTTTTATCCTCCTTATCCCCCTTCATATTGTATGCTCCTATTCCCCCTTCGCTTGCCACtgctaaatttttattattatacacgTTTTTGCCactttcctttctttttccaCTGCCTTCAACCATCaccttcttcttctttttcatatttaaaggCAAAACATCATGTTCTACTCCTTGATATGTTAAGTAGAGATAATTTGTTAAAGCAGGAAATTCTGCGGACAGGGTATCAATAACTTTTATATGAGGATGTAATCCTAAGCTTTCTCTATATTTCATAACAGTACTTTCTGTTacttttgtattattatatgataaataGTAAGCAATCTGCTTATCACTAAAACcatatttcttataatatttcaaatcAAAAAAAGATAACTGCTCCAATGTTAATGTTTTTAGTTTGTTTTGTaggttaaaaatattataaaatttatataagaacCAATAATCAATATTAGTTAATTCTTGAATTTTTTCAAAcggtatatttaaatgaaaagctTGATGAATTGCATCTATCCTCTTAGGAGATGGGTTTTTTAACTCATCTATAATTTTTGCTTCTTCCCAATCAATACAATACGTATTACTAAAACCTAAATAATTATCATCAATACATCTTAGAGACTTTTGTATAGATTCTTCAAATGTCCTACCTATAGACATTACCTCTCCTACACTTTTCATACTACTGTTCATTGTATTTGAAGCAAattcaaatttatttaaatccCATCTTGGAATTTTGGTAATTATATAATCTAGAGATGGTTCAAAACAAGCAGTAGTTTTTCTtgttatactattttttaaactaaTTAAATCATAACCTAAAGCAATTTTTGCAGATATATATGCTAAAGGATAACCAGTAGCCTTAGATGCAAGAGCAGAACTTCTACTTAGTCTTGCATTAACTTCAATAATGCAATACTCTCCTGTTTTAGGATTTATGCCAAATTGAATATTGCATTCTccaataatatttaaatgtgtAATAACCTTTAGAGCTATTTCcctaaatttataatattcatgATTACTTAATGTCTGCGAAGGTGCCACAACCACACTGTCCCCTGTGTGAATTCCTAATGGATctatattttccatattacAAATAGCTATGCAATTGTTTTTGTTATCTCTTAACAATTCATACTCGATTTCCTTCCATCCCCTTAATGATTTatcaataaatatttcattatctGTTTGTAAAAATATCTCTTTACATTTGTGAACTAACTCctcttcattatttataaaactaCTATTTAAACCACCTAAGGAAAAGGTGGTACGTACTAAAATGGGATAGCCAATTTTGTTAGCAACTTCAATAGCTTGTTCAACATTCTTTGCACTTCCATATGGAGCAATAACTTCATTTATTTCTCTTAATTTTTCAGCGAACATACTTCTATTTTCAGTTATTAAAATAGATTCTAGAGATGTACCCAAGGCTagacaattatttttttttaaaacttttttttgctcTAACATAAGAGCACAGTTTAAAGCAGTTTGTCCACCGAATGTgcataatataaaatcaggtttttcctttttaataattttttctacaaATTCGCAGTTTACgggtaaaaaatataccttATCTGCTAATCCTTTTGATGTTTGAACAGTCGCAATATTTGGATTAActaatattacataaataccACATTCTTTTAAACTTTTAATTGCTTGAGTACCTGAATAATCAAATTCACCTGCCTGGCCAATGCATAAACCACCACTTCCTAAGAGcagcactttttttttaatacaaataatattatgtcCGATATGTTCTCtaaattctctttttttattaaatacatctaaaaaaaaatttttaaaaagaaatgaagtATCTTCCGGTCCATTATTCCCTTCTGGGTGAAACTGAACGCTATAAAATCTTCCATTTTTATGTGCAATACCTTCTACTGATTTATCATTTGCATTTATATAACTAATAGTTATGTCTTTTcttcttaatatatttttcttttttaaacaatAACCATGATTCTGAGAAGTAATGTAACATTTGTTATCTACCAACTGAATAACTGGTTGATTTACACCTCTATTTccatatttcattttgtacGTTTCACATCCTAACGATAAACCTAATAGTTGATTACCTAAACATATACcaaaaacaattttatttttatgtaagcTTTTTCTTAGCGTTTCAATCAAAAGTTCACATTTTTTTGGATCCCCTGGACCATTAGATAATAACACTGCATCATAATCTATGTAattataatcataataatacggtacaataatatatgttaatgGAAGATCTTTaccatttttcattaaattttttattatactatttttaattccaCAATCaacaataatgataattctTTCCTTGTCCgatttccttttatttactaattttaaaaactcctcgttattcatttttttttttatatacgtaGAATAATCATTATTCAAATTGAACTTCTTGACCCcctttgaatttttattaaaagcGCTATCTAGGTAAGTACAATTATTAATTTGCATCCCCTCTTCTTCAATCTTTACACCTTTCTCATTCATTGCGCTAGAGTCGTAAAATACCTCCCCACagttatcattattactatatGTATCATTTATCAAGTTTTTCTTCATACTTTTTTCCACATCGTAATATCCATATTCATCTACATTTTCATCATGGAATGGACTATTCTCCTCAACatcaattaaatatttatcgTATTCACACAACGCATATGAATTACAGAAAACATCATTTTCCTCACTATTCACGTTGTAATTGTAGTAAGTACTATAAtcctttaaattttcatctgaagatgttaaaatattcattttatttgttaaaacgTAATGATTATTTAAATCTTTATTATAGTCCGTCTTTTTCATTGACGATACCCGTTGGTAGTTATACTGACTGCCATTTATATTGCTATCATTTTCCTGATCTGTAAACAAAGAATCATTCATATCATTAACCGCCTTTAGTTCCTCTTTGCTTTTACTATTATGCACATCAGAAACCTTGCTCAATTTAAATACTCGTATAAAATGATTACAAACATATTTCTGAGTATCAATTTGACCTGGATCAAATAAACTTACTTCTTTATACAGTTTATCTATattctttctatttttatatattacaatttttccTAACATACTACCCTTTtctcttaatatttttgttaaagcTCTGGTATCTATACCTCCTATGCAAggtattttataaattttcaacCATTCACTTAGCGTAATATAAGAGTTATAATGATAAGATTTTTTCGTATATTCACATATTACTAATCCTTGTATTTGAATTCTATTactttcaaaattttcaacTAAaccaaaattattatgtttgACTTCCTCCACTCCATAATTACCTATAGAAGGAAATGTTAAAACCAAAATCTGACCAAAATAACTTGGATCTGTCAGGGCTTCCGGGTAACCAACCATGGCAGTGTTGAATATAACTTCTCCTGTCACAatatattcttcattttcaattttactATTACTGAATAGCAAATCTTCCTTTacatagttttttttttttatcacttCATTGGAATTGtcacattttataaattcattttttgatataaCCTTTTTCCCCTCTCCTCCTTCATAACCCACACTATAACCTACAAATTCTGTATTATCCTCAAGAATCAACTTCCCCACTGTTTTGTAATCTATATGTAAgacaaataagaaaaaattaaccacatgttttcatatgtatatataaatgtacaggTGTACATGTAGGTATATCCACATGTACTGGTGCACGAGCAgttatatctatatgtacAGGGGTAAAAgttcatatatgtatctatATATGCACAGGATTACATACAGTTACATGCatagttataaatatatagatatatatatatatatgtatatatgtatacatagaactacttaaaataaaaatctatTACGTATGTATTCTTAACATTTACGTGTATTCAATTTGTTTCATATATACACTGtaaatttttactatatacCATAGTCCGGCCAGAACAACgattttatcattttcttaaaaaggatattgaaaatttaaataaaaatattgagaTTATGTTAAAACTTACAATAAAAGAaggtttataaaattaaattaccGGAATATATTTGTGACGAATAcatattcttctttttagtTAAAGCCTTtcaacatattttaatataaataaaaagtaaatatatttttacatagaAAAGCagcattatattatatgccTAAAATACTCTcttgatataaaaaaaaactttacGTTAAAATCTCCTCTGCTTTTctcttattatatttttactgttaatttttttttcttttttttcatattatttattttttctttttttttctcttattcctcgtatttcttttttttttttttttttttttttttgttatatagtAAGTAATTTTGCGCTAAATTACGCTATATATAGACGATATCATGGTATACTGTAATGACTATgttatacacataaatatattaaatatacatatatatataataaatagatGCATTTATTCCCATGTTATTTCgtcttccattttttagtttaatACATCTAAATATGTgacattaaaaatttttcaatgTCCATTCATTTTcgcttatttttcttttgctgTTTTTTcaagaatttttttatttatgcttaAAAGGATATGCTTttaaggtatatatataatatatgtacatgcatttTATTCTCTTTAAAAGCTAAAAGAATTTAACGTTGAAAACtagtacatgtatattttactGCCTATATCATATGCCTGTGTTATAAAATTGATAGAATGTTAAATTAAGccgatatattatatttacattttatttttttcttgatgtatcataataaatataaaagggaAGAAGAGCCTGTTCATATCATGTGTAcgtattcttatatatttttttccgttaagtaaatataaacattttttttacttaatatattatgttctatttttttctgtgtTTTTggataaataagaaaaaaaaaaaaataaaagacaaaaaataatttgcgATAAGAAATGCTAGATAATGAGAAAACGTTTTTAATGTCTAATTATGAGAAAATGTGTTCCCCTTTTTTCAGCTCCATTGAAGTGAattcaatatattaaaaattcgtctataataaaatctaatttagaattatattaaaaatacaacGGAATAAGAAAGGACATAAATTTTCATGTAAAAAGGATATATTATAGTACTTTATAAATGCTAAGCTAAATATATGAAccagaaaattttaaattttagttagctacaaaaaaaaaaaaaattaaaaaaaaaaagtattttctttaatattgatatttagaactatataaaaacattataagaatatatgaattaattttgatatttatacactaaaataagtaaatatatattgcttaaatcgaaaaatattaaattgaaGGATATAATtcgatttttctttttgctcttttgctcatcaatattaaattttctctgaaatttatgaaaatgcgtttttttttctcaaaaacaataaaagagcaataaaaaaggaaaaaaaaatatttgcacataaaatatataaatatgtataaatatatatacatatatcaaTGCACATaacatactttttattatagatttataaaacatttattttaaaaatatttaaaagaggATATTTTTTAGTGTTatccttattattatataacgaataattatttacttatcttaaaaatttaaattatattacatattattcattatgcGTTTTCACACTTTTCACCCCTTTATATGctaaaaatttgtattttacaTCTTcaggttaaaaaaaaaaaaaagataatacttattcttatataaacattattttGACGTGTTTAGTCACAAAAGATATGCAAATTTATAGATTatgaagtatatataattcataaaaaatttccttGTTGAAAGTGAggtatttactttttctatatatttagaaaaagagctcaaaatgagaaaataataaaaacagcgaatagaaaaagagaaatccCATCATAATGCTTTTATTGTAcgtatgtgtttatatataattcatattatatatgtataaaagtaACAGCAAGTGCATTTagtaatgaaattttttttttctcttttatttaaaataaaataataaattgcaaaataaagattataatataatcaCATTCTTTTGGGGGAgaaaacaatttaaaaaaaaaaaaaaaattgtattttattaaaattgtaatgctataatattacaaaagaaaaaagagtaGAATAATGAATCATacaagaaacaaaaaaatcgAATTactttatagaaaaaaaattatatcttttaCCATTTTACTGAATTAAAAGTATCACTAATTcaataaaacataatttatcGATAAAATTAAGCTTTGTGGTGTTActtacacaaaaaaaaattatatatatatatatatatattcactgTATACGTCAAACCCCCTGTGTACGTAAACTTTctgaaataattttcaattgtttattttctatataattcaaaatgAATGTCGATTTGCTAAATCGTGATCCAGCGGAAGAAGccaaaaaacataaattaaaaagattaaTACCCAGCCCAAATTCCTATTTTATGGATGTAAAATGCCCAGGATGTCTTCAAATTACTACTTTGTTTAGTCACGCGCAAAATGTAGTTTTATGCGGAaggtaaaacaaaaaaaaaaaaaaagttatttcaCTTTCTGCACATTTACGCCATTctgtataaacatatactgTACTTTTGCATAACATCTTTTATGCATAACAGGAGAAGCtatttgccttttttttgtatatatataatatatatatttatatttctttattttcaatttatcATTTGTTCTATAACATATGGCCACctattatttttgatatcatatatatattacatataaatacttttttttttttaattttgaaattAAGTTGTAACATTATGTTATGCCAACCAACGGGtggaaaatgtaaattaacAGAAGGTTGctcatttagaaaaaaaatagaataaataaacagaaaaagAGATATGATAGGCTATATTAAGggaagtttttttttttagaggATTATGAAGGAAAATTTTTACCAGTTTCaggaaatatatttgttagcATATGGggaaatacacatatacttttatatatatttattgaaatatgagatatacatattaaaattttcttttcgtaaatataaattttcatgtttatatatggatataatacatatacatatttacgagcatttatattgtttgcgaatttttaatttctaatatatatttaacaacaaaaacttataaaaagagtaaaaaattttttattattcacaTATCCTTTAAGACACcagtaaaatatttacagttacttaaattttaatgattCTATGccaattattattatcgttCCTTTTCTACTGATTGTGCACACATAACAAAACaggaaaaatgtttttatagtTTGATgatatatccatatatatatatatgattgaAAACGTGCACTTAATTAATAAGGCGTACATTTCTTatgtttttcaaaatttaaaatcattcgaatgaaataaaaaaaaacacgaACAGGACCGCGTTCATAGTTCTAATGTACATGTGAACTAATGAAACAGATTCGTTATTATGAGAATAATGCAAAGAATCAAGAGGTCATGGTCTCCATTAAAGCATAAGTCattggaaatatatatatatatatatatatatatgtgggtACATAAATTTGCATATGGGAATGCAACATGTAAGAATGCGCACAGATTTTCCTTCAGAAGGTAAAAATCCTTATATATTGGTGCAATATCGTACTCTAGGTAtaactaataaataaatatagaataaagtaaatatatgtaacatGTGACCAATTCATCATTTATcctaaatgtataaaaaagaacataaatGAAAACAGAAAGAATATTCGTATAATTTCtatacataaatgaatatatttaccaTACTATATTTCATTTCTGTTAAGGATGTTGCAATGTAAGAATATTACaaacattatataaatgtttatatatgcacactTTAAATATGTGAAGCCACGGTGTGAccatttttttacttatttctTCCAATTACAAAACTTTACTTTTTTCCCTATTTAATCTTCTTAAATCTCGCTCTCGTATTGAATTCTTCAC
It encodes the following:
- a CDS encoding carbamoyl phosphate synthetase; translation: MIKSLFWPDYDYKTVGKLILEDNTEFVGYSVGYEGGEGKKVISKNEFIKCDNSNEVIKKKNYVKEDLLFSNSKIENEEYIVTGEVIFNTAMVGYPEALTDPSYFGQILVLTFPSIGNYGVEEVKHNNFGLVENFESNRIQIQGLVICEYTKKSYHYNSYITLSEWLKIYKIPCIGGIDTRALTKILREKGSMLGKIVIYKNRKNIDKLYKEVSLFDPGQIDTQKYVCNHFIRVFKLSKVSDVHNSKSKEELKAVNDMNDSLFTDQENDSNINGSQYNYQRVSSMKKTDYNKDLNNHYVLTNKMNILTSSDENLKDYSTYYNYNVNSEENDVFCNSYALCEYDKYLIDVEENSPFHDENVDEYGYYDVEKSMKKNLINDTYSNNDNCGEVFYDSSAMNEKGVKIEEEGMQINNCTYLDSAFNKNSKGVKKFNLNNDYSTYIKKKMNNEEFLKLVNKRKSDKERIIIIVDCGIKNSIIKNLMKNGKDLPLTYIIVPYYYDYNYIDYDAVLLSNGPGDPKKCELLIETLRKSLHKNKIVFGICLGNQLLGLSLGCETYKMKYGNRGVNQPVIQLVDNKCYITSQNHGYCLKKKNILRRKDITISYINANDKSVEGIAHKNGRFYSVQFHPEGNNGPEDTSFLFKNFFLDVFNKKREFREHIGHNIICIKKKVLLLGSGGLCIGQAGEFDYSGTQAIKSLKECGIYVILVNPNIATVQTSKGLADKVYFLPVNCEFVEKIIKKEKPDFILCTFGGQTALNCALMLEQKKVLKKNNCLALGTSLESILITENRSMFAEKLREINEVIAPYGSAKNVEQAIEVANKIGYPILVRTTFSLGGLNSSFINNEEELVHKCKEIFLQTDNEIFIDKSLRGWKEIEYELLRDNKNNCIAICNMENIDPLGIHTGDSVVVAPSQTLSNHEYYKFREIALKVITHLNIIGECNIQFGINPKTGEYCIIEVNARLSRSSALASKATGYPLAYISAKIALGYDLISLKNSITRKTTACFEPSLDYIITKIPRWDLNKFEFASNTMNSSMKSVGEVMSIGRTFEESIQKSLRCIDDNYLGFSNTYCIDWEEAKIIDELKNPSPKRIDAIHQAFHLNIPFEKIQELTNIDYWFLYKFYNIFNLQNKLKTLTLEQLSFFDLKYYKKYGFSDKQIAYYLSYNNTKVTESTVMKYRESLGLHPHIKVIDTLSAEFPALTNYLYLTYQGVEHDVLPLNMKKKKKVMVEGSGKRKESGKNVYNNKNLAVASEGGIGAYNMKGDKEDKRKLANMFNNDGSNYINLTKVSNGININEYGVDIDNSNSNSNMFSKHGKEERSIGSDETNMFSVNNSPNNLSFNNEHNMAQENVNNENKRETYDSGSSCRNEKNEIKTDKCMKECLGENNNNYYNHLNGTACNLRVANASINNKSNDISGKCNYGKDVNIKSTNKNDRKVKNKDIGMNTNIEEAISNKSSHSTNDQLYLDNFNTSDEEMANKNIDIYLSKKKKNLTDNKSPGNSYYVVDSVYNNEYKLNKMKELINKENADSNYETAQYELDSVTGKYREINKHTLSSNIDDFNKEKGIDAKQKNEKSRYRSSSNNNIMRKRSSKKSSICFDNEDKSSDCFSELSFMRNCSKFSEGESDYMDEDDEDEYVHTSDSSCYDDYEVEEDEDEAYDSLLSKGSKKSSLHSGHKNIFNEKFNGIEFKIINDRNEKEKEKKKCFMVLGCGCYRIGSSVEFDWSAIHCVKTIRKLNHKAILINCNPETVSTDYDESDRLYFDEITTEVIKFIYNFEKSQGVIIAFGGQTSNNLVFSLYKNNVNILGSSAKSVDCCENRNKFSHLCDSLKIDQPKWNKFTKLSKAIQFANEVKFPVLVRPSYVLSGAAMRVVNCFEELKNFLMKAAIVSKDNPVVISKFIENAKEIEIDCVSKNGKIINYAISEHVENAGVHSGDATLILPAQNIYVETHRKIKKISEKISKSLNISGPFNIQFICHQNEIKIIECNLRASRTFPFISKALNLNFIDLATRILMGYDVKPFNISLIDLEYTAVKSPIFSFNRLHGSDCILGVEMKSTGEVACFGLNKYEALLKSLVATGMKLPKKSILISIKNLNNKLAFEEPFQLLFLMGFTIYATEGTYDFYSKFLESFNVSKDSKFHQRLIRVHNKSSEFLLPNITDLIMNHKVEMVINITDTLKTKVSSNGYKIRRLASDFQVPLITNIKLSSLFIDSLYRKFSRRKEKRSFYTIKSYDEYISLV